In Candidatus Methylomirabilota bacterium, a single window of DNA contains:
- a CDS encoding xanthine dehydrogenase family protein molybdopterin-binding subunit has protein sequence MTSPIGSSVKRKEDRRLLTGYGRFLDDLRVPGALQAVIARSPHAHARIVSIDAAPAMRRSGVVAVLTITELPECGGGAVPALVPSPRLRPYAHPALAGPMVRYVGEAVAVVVADDVYRAADVSEALAIEYEVLPAAASVDRALAPGAPRVFEDWPDNVLGPATGAAGDATRGFADADVIVEADYVLPRVAPMPLEPRGVLALPDGLDRLFTVWISTQVPYAVRAALAPVLGLSQERVRVIAPDVGGGFGGKGHVYPEDLLIPAVARRLGRPVKWVETRREHFLTAAPDRDQRHAARLGLRKDGTIVALETSFVRDHGAYPPLGDVIALNTINHLPGPYRVPNYRGTATNVVTHKNFTGAYRGAGRPEAAFVLDRLLDRGARALGLDPADLRRHNLIRREEMPYRTGLTYRDGMPIVYDPADYLAAFDLALQRVRYRQWRQEQQERHGSARPIGIGISAYVEGTGIGPFEGADVRVDPDGTVYLFVGVSSQGQAHETTLAQVCAAELGLDPSRIVVVGGDTTVIGFGMGTIASRVAAVAGPAVARTTREVARKARLVAAELLECAPDDVVLAAGRAHVAGFPDRGVGLGELARASLRSRSLAGERAPGLQACVFFHPGTVTWAFGAHACVVEVDVETGGVRLLAYAAVHDCGRPINPAVVEGQLHGGIVQGIGTALTEELVYDERGQLLTASLMDYGLPKADQVPALEVVPLDYPSMINELGIKGVGESGIISPPPAIANAVEDALADRGVEITRVPLTPARVWEAIRKGGAAC, from the coding sequence ATGACCTCGCCTATCGGCTCTTCCGTCAAGCGTAAGGAAGATCGGCGACTCCTCACCGGCTACGGACGCTTCCTGGACGACCTCCGCGTGCCCGGCGCCCTGCAGGCCGTGATCGCGCGGAGCCCCCACGCCCACGCCCGGATCGTGAGCATCGACGCCGCGCCGGCGATGCGCCGGTCCGGCGTCGTCGCCGTCCTGACGATCACCGAGCTGCCGGAGTGCGGCGGCGGCGCGGTCCCCGCCCTGGTACCCTCCCCACGGCTGCGCCCCTACGCTCACCCCGCTCTCGCGGGGCCGATGGTCCGGTACGTCGGCGAAGCGGTGGCCGTCGTGGTCGCCGACGACGTCTACCGCGCCGCCGACGTGTCAGAGGCGCTGGCGATCGAGTACGAGGTGCTGCCGGCGGCCGCGAGCGTCGATCGGGCCCTGGCGCCGGGAGCGCCCCGGGTCTTCGAGGACTGGCCCGACAACGTGCTGGGGCCGGCGACGGGCGCCGCTGGCGACGCGACACGGGGCTTTGCCGACGCCGACGTCATCGTGGAGGCCGACTATGTGCTGCCCCGCGTGGCCCCGATGCCCCTCGAGCCGCGCGGGGTCCTCGCCCTGCCCGACGGGCTCGACCGGCTCTTCACCGTCTGGATCTCCACGCAAGTGCCGTACGCCGTGCGGGCTGCGCTGGCGCCCGTGCTGGGGCTGAGCCAGGAACGGGTGCGGGTAATCGCGCCCGACGTCGGCGGCGGCTTCGGGGGCAAGGGCCACGTTTACCCGGAAGACCTGCTGATCCCAGCCGTGGCCCGCCGCTTGGGGCGCCCGGTCAAGTGGGTGGAGACGCGCCGCGAGCACTTCCTGACCGCCGCGCCGGACCGCGACCAGCGGCACGCCGCCCGGCTGGGCCTCAGGAAGGACGGGACGATCGTCGCGCTCGAGACGTCGTTCGTCCGCGATCACGGGGCCTACCCGCCGCTGGGCGATGTGATCGCGCTCAACACGATCAACCACCTGCCCGGCCCCTACCGCGTCCCCAACTACCGCGGCACGGCCACCAACGTCGTCACCCACAAGAACTTCACGGGCGCTTACCGGGGCGCCGGCCGGCCCGAGGCCGCCTTCGTGCTCGACCGACTCCTCGATCGGGGAGCTCGCGCGCTCGGCCTCGACCCGGCCGACCTGCGGCGGCACAACCTGATCCGGCGCGAGGAGATGCCGTACCGGACGGGGCTGACGTACCGCGACGGCATGCCGATCGTCTACGACCCCGCCGATTACCTCGCCGCCTTCGACCTCGCGCTGCAGCGTGTGAGGTACCGCCAGTGGCGGCAGGAACAGCAAGAGCGGCACGGCAGTGCCCGCCCGATCGGTATCGGCATCTCCGCGTACGTCGAGGGTACGGGCATCGGCCCCTTCGAAGGCGCCGACGTCCGCGTGGACCCCGACGGCACCGTCTACCTCTTCGTCGGCGTCTCGTCGCAGGGGCAGGCGCACGAGACGACGCTCGCGCAGGTGTGCGCCGCCGAGCTCGGGCTCGATCCGAGCCGGATCGTGGTGGTGGGCGGCGACACGACGGTCATCGGCTTCGGCATGGGCACCATCGCCAGCCGCGTCGCCGCCGTCGCCGGGCCCGCGGTCGCGCGCACCACGCGCGAGGTCGCCCGCAAGGCGCGGCTGGTGGCGGCCGAGCTGCTCGAGTGCGCGCCCGACGACGTCGTGCTCGCGGCCGGACGCGCTCACGTCGCGGGATTCCCCGACCGGGGGGTCGGTCTCGGCGAACTGGCGCGGGCCTCGCTGCGGAGCCGCTCGCTGGCGGGCGAGCGGGCGCCGGGCCTCCAGGCGTGCGTCTTCTTCCATCCGGGAACCGTGACCTGGGCCTTCGGGGCTCACGCCTGCGTGGTGGAGGTGGATGTCGAGACGGGCGGGGTGCGCCTGCTGGCCTACGCGGCCGTCCACGACTGCGGGCGCCCCATCAATCCCGCGGTGGTCGAGGGCCAGCTCCACGGCGGCATCGTGCAGGGCATCGGGACGGCGCTGACGGAAGAGCTGGTCTACGACGAGCGCGGCCAGCTCCTCACCGCCAGCCTGATGGACTACGGCCTGCCCAAGGCGGATCAGGTGCCGGCGCTGGAGGTGGTGCCGCTCGACTATCCTTCGATGATCAACGAGCTCGGGATCAAGGGCGTCGGCGAGAGCGGGATCATCTCGCCGCCCCCAGCGATTGCCAACGCCGTCGAGGACGCGCTGGCCGATCGCGGCGTCGAGATCACCCGGGTGCCGCTCACCCCCGCCCGTGTGTGGGAGGCCATACGAAAGGGAGGTGCCGCATGCTGA
- the mscL gene encoding large conductance mechanosensitive channel protein MscL, whose product MLKEFREFALKGNMVDLAIAVIIGGAFGAIIASLVKDILMPPLGKLVGGVDFAELFIVLGGGTYPSLKAAKDAGAATINYGIFINTLINFLLVAWALFFVVKGINSARRQPAPAAPTEKECPHCAMKISIRARRCPHCTSPL is encoded by the coding sequence ATGCTGAAGGAATTCAGGGAGTTCGCGCTCAAGGGGAACATGGTGGACCTCGCCATCGCAGTCATCATCGGAGGCGCGTTCGGCGCGATCATCGCGTCGCTCGTCAAGGACATCCTCATGCCGCCGCTGGGCAAGCTCGTCGGCGGCGTGGACTTCGCCGAGCTGTTCATCGTCCTCGGCGGGGGCACCTACCCGTCGCTCAAAGCGGCCAAGGACGCGGGGGCGGCCACCATCAACTACGGCATCTTCATCAACACGCTGATCAACTTCCTCCTGGTGGCCTGGGCGCTCTTCTTCGTCGTCAAGGGCATCAACAGCGCCCGCCGCCAGCCCGCGCCGGCCGCGCCGACGGAGAAGGAGTGCCCCCACTGCGCCATGAAGATCTCGATCCGGGCCCGGCGCTGCCCGCACTGCACCAGCCCGCTGTGA
- a CDS encoding response regulator: MKRILVVDGDTEIVGLLKEYLQTRSTADQYVVETAADGIEGLNAVSRARPALVILDIDRPGINAMEVLRKIRSRDATIPVVMLTGSTDVSVAGQTLKDGAVCYAPKPLDFKYLDHFLALSLRGPGRSRPR; this comes from the coding sequence GTGAAGCGGATCCTGGTTGTGGACGGCGACACCGAGATCGTCGGCCTGCTCAAGGAGTACCTCCAGACCCGCTCGACCGCGGACCAGTACGTCGTGGAGACGGCCGCGGACGGCATCGAGGGCCTGAACGCCGTGAGCCGTGCGCGTCCCGCCCTCGTCATTCTGGACATCGACAGGCCGGGCATAAACGCGATGGAGGTGCTCCGGAAGATTCGCAGCCGGGACGCGACCATCCCCGTTGTCATGCTCACCGGCAGCACCGATGTCTCGGTAGCCGGCCAGACCCTCAAGGATGGAGCCGTCTGCTACGCGCCGAAACCGCTGGACTTCAAGTATCTCGATCACTTCCTCGCCTTGTCCTTGAGAGGTCCGGGGCGGTCTCGCCCTCGGTGA
- a CDS encoding response regulator, producing the protein METEFGRGTTFVIELPALTRPAPVPGPADVEAWRAITPKAMLVVDDEPDIAATLAKPLRRDGHQVDIATRGLMALELLARRSYDLVLSDTPMPNLDGKGFYRHLERRFPGQLQRLIFTTGDLLDREKRAFLESTGVPYLAKPFDLSEVRTVVHRVLAGASVARSPQP; encoded by the coding sequence GTGGAAACCGAGTTCGGCCGGGGCACGACCTTTGTCATCGAGCTACCCGCGCTGACTCGCCCGGCGCCGGTCCCTGGCCCCGCCGACGTCGAGGCGTGGCGGGCGATCACCCCCAAGGCCATGCTCGTGGTGGATGACGAGCCCGACATCGCCGCCACGCTGGCCAAGCCGCTGCGGCGCGACGGCCATCAGGTCGACATCGCGACCCGTGGCCTCATGGCGCTGGAGTTGCTGGCGCGGCGGTCCTATGACCTGGTGCTCAGCGATACCCCGATGCCGAATCTCGACGGCAAGGGCTTCTACCGCCACCTCGAGCGGCGCTTCCCCGGCCAGCTTCAGCGGCTGATCTTCACCACCGGTGACCTACTGGATCGGGAGAAACGCGCATTTCTCGAGTCGACCGGGGTGCCGTATCTCGCCAAGCCGTTCGATCTCAGCGAAGTCCGAACGGTTGTTCACCGTGTGCTCGCTGGTGCGAGTGTGGCGAGGTCGCCCCAGCCGTGA
- a CDS encoding SDR family oxidoreductase, giving the protein MVSTPTSAPSDLAGQVALVTGAARGIGQAIALALAGVGADVAALDLEPPLETRRRVEALGRRCRALTADVGNRPAVADAVNQALAHFARLDIVVNNAGVVERQSLEQLDEATLQRELDVIVRGTILVSQAAYPHLKGRGGAIVNIASVSGMAGGAVARPGDSLVARGGRSGPAYAAAKGAVIAFTRWLAKDAGRYGIRVNAVAPGPVESEMTRGFDYDVALQPIARMGQPEDVAQAVVYLASQMANYVTGQVLVVDGGVVMD; this is encoded by the coding sequence ATGGTGAGCACGCCGACCAGCGCTCCGTCCGATCTGGCCGGGCAGGTCGCTCTGGTCACGGGCGCCGCCCGCGGCATCGGGCAGGCGATCGCGCTGGCGCTGGCCGGGGTCGGCGCCGACGTGGCCGCCCTCGACCTCGAGCCGCCCTTGGAGACGCGGCGCCGCGTGGAGGCGCTCGGCCGTCGGTGTCGCGCGCTCACCGCCGACGTCGGTAATCGCCCCGCCGTGGCCGACGCGGTCAACCAGGCCCTGGCACACTTCGCCCGCCTCGACATCGTCGTCAACAACGCGGGCGTCGTGGAGCGGCAGAGCCTTGAGCAGCTGGACGAGGCCACCCTGCAGCGCGAGCTCGACGTGATCGTGAGGGGGACGATCCTGGTCTCCCAGGCCGCCTATCCCCACCTCAAGGGACGCGGCGGCGCTATCGTGAACATCGCGTCCGTCTCCGGCATGGCGGGGGGAGCCGTGGCGCGCCCCGGCGACTCGCTCGTCGCGCGTGGGGGGCGGAGCGGTCCCGCCTACGCCGCCGCCAAGGGCGCGGTGATCGCCTTCACCCGCTGGCTGGCCAAGGACGCCGGCCGGTACGGCATTCGCGTCAACGCCGTCGCGCCGGGGCCGGTGGAATCGGAGATGACGCGCGGCTTCGATTACGACGTCGCCCTGCAGCCGATCGCGCGCATGGGCCAGCCTGAGGACGTGGCCCAGGCGGTCGTCTATCTGGCCTCCCAGATGGCCAACTACGTCACCGGGCAGGTGCTGGTCGTTGACGGCGGCGTCGTGATGGACTGA
- a CDS encoding NUDIX domain-containing protein: MAQAPSRPVLEYSAGGLVVDDRGRVLLIRARDLHDRPVWTLPKGALAAGETSAAAALREVQEETGYRCQVVRELPAVTYWFQRRGQRVKKTVSWFLMRPLDKVSDHDHEVDEVAWAEPSEALASLSYDSDRKLVASLSATPG; the protein is encoded by the coding sequence ATGGCTCAGGCCCCATCGCGACCCGTGCTGGAATACTCCGCGGGCGGGCTGGTGGTCGACGACCGTGGGCGCGTCCTGCTCATCCGCGCTCGTGACCTCCATGATCGCCCGGTCTGGACGCTGCCCAAGGGGGCACTGGCGGCGGGCGAGACGAGCGCCGCGGCGGCGCTTCGCGAGGTGCAGGAGGAGACCGGCTACCGTTGCCAGGTGGTGCGCGAGCTCCCCGCGGTCACCTACTGGTTCCAGCGCCGCGGCCAGCGCGTCAAGAAGACCGTGAGCTGGTTCCTGATGCGGCCCCTCGACAAGGTCAGCGACCACGACCACGAGGTCGACGAGGTGGCGTGGGCAGAGCCGAGCGAGGCTCTGGCGAGCCTCAGCTACGACTCCGACCGGAAGCTGGTCGCTTCGCTGTCGGCCACGCCGGGCTAG
- a CDS encoding SRPBCC family protein, whose amino-acid sequence MRYRALFLALVIVATWPIDAKSLWLDPTQLERLNRGEVVLLDVLPPGATTGPVQGGTALARVHASPETVWRVLVDYRRHPGLYPRVVDTEVLKADLEHALVRYVVGVGPLFFGFHVNNYVDAARRRIEWRLAQERRNDLFRDSWGYWQIEPRGPDVVLTYAMAARTVLPAFVTRGAERDGLVETLKAVRERAEQAR is encoded by the coding sequence ATGCGCTACCGCGCACTGTTCCTGGCGCTCGTCATTGTCGCAACATGGCCGATCGACGCCAAGTCCCTCTGGCTCGATCCCACCCAACTCGAACGGCTCAATCGCGGCGAGGTCGTGCTCCTCGACGTGCTTCCACCCGGCGCGACCACTGGACCGGTCCAGGGCGGCACCGCCCTGGCGCGCGTGCACGCCTCTCCGGAGACCGTCTGGCGCGTTCTAGTCGACTACCGGCGCCACCCTGGCCTCTATCCGCGGGTCGTCGACACCGAGGTGCTCAAGGCCGACCTCGAGCACGCGCTGGTGCGCTACGTGGTCGGCGTCGGGCCCCTTTTCTTCGGCTTCCACGTCAACAACTATGTGGACGCGGCGCGGCGGCGCATCGAATGGCGCCTGGCCCAGGAGCGGCGGAACGATCTCTTCCGTGACAGCTGGGGCTACTGGCAGATCGAGCCGCGCGGCCCGGATGTCGTGTTGACGTATGCCATGGCCGCGCGCACGGTGCTCCCCGCATTCGTCACGCGCGGTGCCGAGCGGGACGGTCTCGTCGAAACCCTCAAGGCCGTCCGCGAGCGCGCCGAACAGGCCCGCTGA
- a CDS encoding glycosyltransferase family 2 protein: MTGLAIYHLVAGAGLTALGLHTLLNHLTLPRLQRMRALGPLPRISVLIPARNEAERIGACVGGWAAQAYPDYEVVVYDDESTDDTVARALAAAGSAPHVRVIRGERLPEGWRGKPWACHRLRSHARGELLVFADADVFPGPTALARTASALDALGADALSAVPVHEGGSLGVRALVGLQNWAALAFVPSWLPAARRCRWLAAMTGQFIAIRADVYDACGGFAAARGSLAEDAALGRLLVAGGFRVRLVDGARVLRCRPYATVGPLWRASARNLLPVFFDSPALLLLALAGLGALCLGPLAVLGLGAILGRGGWLWTWLPLAEVALAIIPRAVSDLRAGYAPWLALLHPFAVAALGAMGLDSIARFRLRRVVEWRDRQYDVAA; this comes from the coding sequence ATGACGGGACTGGCCATCTATCACCTTGTCGCCGGTGCGGGCCTGACCGCGCTCGGCCTGCACACGCTGCTCAACCACCTGACGCTGCCGCGGCTCCAGCGGATGCGTGCGCTCGGGCCCCTGCCCCGGATCTCAGTCCTGATTCCCGCGCGAAACGAGGCGGAGCGAATCGGTGCATGTGTCGGTGGCTGGGCAGCCCAAGCCTATCCGGACTACGAGGTGGTTGTCTATGACGATGAATCCACCGACGACACCGTTGCTCGTGCGCTCGCCGCCGCGGGGTCAGCACCGCACGTTCGGGTGATCCGCGGCGAGCGCCTGCCCGAGGGTTGGCGCGGCAAGCCCTGGGCCTGTCACCGGTTGCGCAGCCACGCGCGCGGCGAGCTCCTCGTCTTTGCCGACGCCGACGTGTTCCCCGGCCCGACCGCGCTCGCCCGCACCGCGAGCGCATTGGACGCCCTGGGGGCCGACGCTCTCTCGGCGGTGCCCGTCCACGAGGGCGGAAGCCTGGGCGTGCGCGCGCTCGTCGGGCTCCAGAACTGGGCCGCGCTGGCCTTCGTACCCTCCTGGCTGCCGGCGGCGCGGCGCTGCCGGTGGCTGGCGGCGATGACGGGACAGTTCATCGCCATTCGCGCCGATGTCTACGACGCCTGCGGCGGGTTCGCGGCGGCGCGGGGGTCACTGGCCGAGGACGCGGCGCTGGGGCGCCTGTTGGTCGCGGGCGGCTTCCGCGTGCGCCTGGTGGACGGCGCCCGTGTGCTCCGATGCCGGCCGTACGCCACGGTGGGCCCGCTGTGGCGCGCCAGTGCGCGCAATCTGTTGCCGGTCTTCTTCGACTCCCCGGCGCTGCTGCTGCTGGCGCTGGCGGGGCTCGGTGCGCTCTGCCTGGGACCGCTCGCCGTTCTGGGGCTCGGCGCGATATTGGGGCGCGGCGGTTGGCTGTGGACCTGGCTGCCGCTGGCCGAAGTCGCGCTCGCCATCATCCCCCGCGCGGTCTCCGACCTCCGGGCGGGATATGCTCCGTGGCTGGCGCTGCTCCATCCCTTCGCCGTCGCGGCGCTCGGGGCGATGGGCCTCGATTCGATCGCCCGCTTCCGCCTCCGCCGCGTGGTGGAGTGGCGCGACCGTCAGTACGATGTCGCCGCCTGA